From Halomicrobium salinisoli, the proteins below share one genomic window:
- a CDS encoding pyridoxal-phosphate-dependent aminotransferase family protein has translation MTSAPDTEELTPPDRTLMGPGPSDVHPRVLRAMSTPLVGHLDPAFIEIMDEVQELLRYTFRTDNQWTIPVSGTGSAAMEAAIGNLVEPGDTMLVPTNGYFGGRMESMAERAGGEVVHVDAPWGEPLSPADVEAAFAEHQPDVFGFVHAETSTGVRQPDVPELTSIAHEHDAYVIADTVTSLGGVELRVDEWDVDVAYAGPQKCLSCPPGASPLTLNDRAMDKVLSREEAARSWYLDLSLLEGYWGEDRSYHHTAPITAVYGLREALRLVAEEGIEERWDRHRRVAGALKAGVEAMGLEMNAPDEYWLPSLNAVRVPDGVDDGAVMDFLLEEYDLEIASGLGDLEGDIFRIGCMGHSARPKNVSYLLSSLGDALDRQGADVDPDAGVAAMREHL, from the coding sequence ATGACGTCGGCACCCGACACCGAGGAGTTGACGCCGCCGGACCGGACGCTGATGGGCCCGGGCCCCAGCGACGTCCACCCGCGCGTGCTGCGCGCGATGAGCACGCCGCTGGTCGGCCACCTCGATCCCGCGTTCATCGAGATCATGGACGAGGTCCAGGAGCTGCTGCGGTACACGTTCCGGACCGACAACCAGTGGACGATCCCCGTCAGCGGGACCGGGTCCGCGGCGATGGAGGCCGCCATCGGCAACCTCGTGGAGCCGGGCGACACGATGCTGGTCCCGACGAACGGCTACTTCGGCGGCCGGATGGAGAGCATGGCCGAGCGCGCCGGCGGCGAGGTCGTCCACGTCGACGCGCCGTGGGGCGAACCGCTTTCCCCCGCCGACGTCGAGGCGGCCTTCGCCGAGCACCAGCCGGACGTGTTCGGGTTCGTCCACGCCGAGACGAGCACCGGTGTCCGCCAGCCCGACGTCCCCGAACTGACCTCGATCGCCCACGAGCACGACGCCTACGTCATCGCCGACACCGTGACCTCGCTGGGCGGCGTCGAGCTGCGGGTCGACGAGTGGGACGTCGACGTCGCCTACGCCGGGCCCCAGAAGTGCCTCTCCTGTCCGCCGGGCGCGAGCCCGCTCACCCTCAACGACCGCGCGATGGACAAGGTGCTCTCCCGCGAGGAGGCGGCCCGGTCGTGGTACCTCGACCTGAGCCTGCTGGAGGGGTACTGGGGCGAGGACCGCTCCTATCACCACACTGCCCCTATCACCGCTGTCTACGGCCTCCGGGAGGCGCTACGTCTCGTCGCGGAGGAGGGCATCGAGGAGCGCTGGGACCGCCACCGCCGCGTCGCCGGCGCGCTGAAGGCCGGCGTCGAGGCGATGGGGCTGGAGATGAACGCGCCGGACGAGTACTGGCTGCCCAGCCTCAACGCCGTCCGCGTGCCCGACGGCGTCGACGACGGCGCGGTCATGGACTTCCTGCTGGAGGAGTACGACCTCGAGATCGCCAGCGGCCTCGGCGACCTGGAGGGCGACATCTTCCGCATCGGCTGCATGGGCCACTCGGCGCGGCCGAAGAACGTCTCCTACCTCCTGTCCTCGCTGGGCGACGCGCTCGACCGCCAGGGCGCCGACGTCGACCCAGACGCCGGCGTGGCGGCGATGCGCGAGCACCTCTGA
- a CDS encoding cobalt-factor II C(20)-methyltransferase encodes MTLYGVGLGPGDADLVTVRGKRVLEEADVVFSPGRLSRSVATEHVPAERIGDLDFPMTRDEEKLRTAWKEAAAEIAPRAREGDAAFVTLGDPNVYSTFGHLRRTMRAFHPDVDLEIVPGVSAVTAFATALGVEIPSGAGIALREADKGASPTGPDRMVLFKVTDAPATHEGLVEAGYDVVYGRRLYMEQGETVVTDDPTEIDERDYYTLAYAERPDARVEKATDAFLERADDASVVTDGGDYASRRARQERSESELCGDEVRE; translated from the coding sequence ATGACGCTCTACGGCGTCGGACTGGGACCCGGCGACGCGGACCTCGTGACCGTCCGCGGCAAGCGAGTGCTGGAGGAGGCGGACGTCGTCTTCTCGCCAGGGCGGCTCTCCCGCTCCGTGGCGACCGAGCACGTCCCGGCGGAGCGCATCGGCGACCTCGACTTCCCGATGACCCGCGACGAGGAGAAGCTCCGGACGGCCTGGAAGGAGGCCGCCGCGGAGATCGCACCGCGCGCTCGGGAGGGGGACGCCGCTTTCGTGACGCTGGGGGACCCGAACGTCTACTCCACGTTCGGCCACCTCCGCCGGACGATGCGGGCGTTCCATCCCGACGTCGACCTGGAGATCGTCCCCGGCGTCAGCGCGGTGACGGCCTTCGCCACCGCGCTGGGCGTCGAGATTCCCTCGGGCGCCGGCATCGCGCTGCGCGAGGCGGACAAGGGCGCCTCGCCGACCGGCCCCGACCGGATGGTCCTGTTCAAGGTGACCGACGCGCCGGCGACCCACGAGGGCCTCGTCGAGGCCGGCTACGACGTGGTCTACGGCCGCCGGCTCTACATGGAGCAGGGCGAGACCGTGGTGACTGACGATCCGACGGAGATCGACGAGCGCGACTACTACACGCTGGCCTACGCAGAACGGCCGGACGCTCGCGTCGAGAAGGCCACCGACGCGTTCCTCGAGAGAGCAGACGACGCGAGCGTGGTGACGGACGGTGGAGACTATGCCAGCAGACGCGCCCGACAGGAGCGCTCCGAGAGCGAACTCTGCGGCGACGAGGTGCGAGAATGA
- a CDS encoding YegP family protein, translating into MSEARGETVLARWYRERIAEPQTDDEVYGYWLFVFGVLIGIFGVLLAATTAGQTGTTFQRLAGIALGGVGLIFLLLGTVIRLPLERRAIKVAYAGAAIALVAVVWLVLTFEGGRAQRSSIMGLYGIGLAVVAAGAALVPMLSEADGSAAREAARAASADAAAAREEADAAREDAAAAGDEADDLREEVAALEAELADAGESRATFELYEDRGGKYRWRLRHRNGNVVADSGQGYTRRANAQNGLASVRRNALGAALVDLDEELEEPIEAADEGVVAYPPGESQGTFEVYEDEGGEYRWRLRHRNGEIIADGGQGYDREADAVEAVERVGDLVGQAAYLRADPTAFEVYRDAADEWRWRLVHKNGRVLADSGEGYASRSNARRAVDTVRDAMAGDGSGEFEVYEDASGDYRWRLVAGNGEIIADGGQGFIGEEMAEDSIERVRGHSADADVLDIGRAAFEVYKDAGNDFRWRLRHRNGNILADSGEGYASRTNAFDGIDSVKRNAPNADVESA; encoded by the coding sequence ATGTCCGAGGCACGAGGTGAGACTGTGCTGGCTCGCTGGTACCGCGAGCGCATCGCGGAACCGCAGACCGACGACGAAGTGTACGGTTACTGGCTGTTCGTGTTCGGCGTGCTGATCGGTATCTTCGGCGTGTTGCTCGCCGCGACGACCGCCGGGCAGACGGGGACCACCTTCCAGCGCCTGGCCGGCATCGCGCTGGGCGGCGTGGGGCTGATCTTCCTGTTGCTCGGGACCGTGATACGGCTCCCGCTAGAGCGGCGCGCGATCAAGGTGGCGTACGCCGGCGCGGCCATCGCGCTCGTCGCCGTGGTCTGGCTGGTGCTGACCTTCGAGGGCGGCCGCGCGCAGCGATCGTCGATCATGGGGCTGTACGGCATCGGGCTGGCGGTCGTCGCCGCCGGGGCCGCCCTCGTGCCGATGCTGTCCGAGGCGGACGGATCGGCGGCGCGCGAGGCCGCGAGGGCCGCTTCGGCTGACGCGGCGGCCGCGCGGGAGGAGGCGGACGCCGCCCGCGAGGACGCCGCTGCGGCCGGCGACGAGGCCGACGACCTCCGCGAGGAGGTCGCCGCGCTCGAGGCGGAACTGGCCGACGCCGGCGAGAGCCGGGCGACCTTCGAGCTCTACGAGGACCGGGGCGGGAAGTACCGCTGGCGGCTCCGCCACCGGAACGGAAACGTCGTCGCCGACAGCGGGCAGGGGTACACCCGCCGGGCGAACGCCCAGAACGGGCTCGCCAGCGTCCGGCGCAACGCGCTGGGCGCGGCGCTGGTCGACCTCGACGAGGAGCTCGAGGAGCCCATCGAGGCGGCCGACGAGGGCGTCGTCGCGTACCCGCCGGGCGAGAGCCAGGGGACGTTCGAGGTGTACGAGGACGAGGGCGGCGAGTACCGCTGGCGGCTCCGGCATCGCAACGGCGAGATCATCGCCGACGGCGGGCAGGGGTACGACCGCGAGGCCGACGCCGTCGAGGCGGTCGAGCGGGTCGGCGATCTCGTCGGTCAGGCGGCGTACCTCCGGGCCGATCCGACGGCCTTCGAGGTGTACCGCGACGCGGCCGACGAGTGGCGCTGGCGGCTGGTCCACAAGAACGGCCGGGTGCTCGCGGACAGCGGCGAGGGCTACGCCTCCCGGAGCAACGCGCGCCGGGCCGTCGACACCGTTCGCGACGCGATGGCGGGCGACGGCAGCGGCGAGTTCGAGGTGTACGAAGACGCGTCGGGCGACTACCGCTGGCGGCTGGTCGCCGGCAACGGCGAGATCATCGCCGACGGCGGGCAGGGCTTCATCGGCGAGGAGATGGCGGAGGACAGCATCGAGCGCGTCCGCGGCCACTCGGCGGACGCCGACGTCCTCGATATCGGACGGGCCGCCTTCGAGGTGTACAAGGACGCGGGCAACGACTTCCGCTGGCGGCTGCGCCACCGCAACGGCAACATCCTCGCAGACAGCGGCGAGGGATACGCCTCGCGGACGAACGCGTTCGACGGCATCGACAGCGTGAAGCGCAACGCGCCGAACGCGGACGTCGAGTCTGCCTGA
- a CDS encoding threonine aldolase family protein, which yields MDRIDLRSDTVTRPTERMRDAARDAAVGDDVYGEDPTVNELERRAAEAVGKDAALYVPSGTMGNQIAVRVHTERGDEVILDRESHVYRWELGGPAQLSGVQPRPVDAGERCVPTPEQVREAHVPESLHRPGTGLLALENTHNYRGGVAVPPDRIAAAAEAARDLDVPVHLDGARLFNAAVALDVPASELAAPVDSVMFCLSKGLGAPVGSVLAGPEEFVAEARRVRKLFGGGMRQAGIVAAPGLEALDSVDRLAEDHDNAARLADALDGIEGVHAPEPDTNIVVVDTAERGLTAEELVDACEERGVRAGAFDEYTTRFCTHRDVSRSDVEEASERIRAVLSE from the coding sequence ATGGATCGGATCGACCTGCGGTCGGACACGGTGACGCGCCCGACCGAGCGGATGCGCGACGCCGCCCGCGACGCGGCGGTGGGCGACGACGTCTACGGCGAGGACCCCACCGTGAACGAACTCGAGCGGCGGGCCGCCGAGGCCGTCGGCAAGGACGCGGCGCTGTACGTCCCCAGCGGTACGATGGGCAACCAGATCGCCGTCCGCGTTCACACCGAGCGCGGCGACGAGGTGATCCTCGACCGCGAGTCCCACGTCTACCGGTGGGAGCTCGGCGGCCCGGCGCAGCTCTCGGGCGTCCAGCCGCGCCCGGTCGACGCCGGGGAGCGCTGCGTCCCCACGCCGGAGCAGGTCCGCGAGGCGCACGTCCCGGAGAGCCTCCACCGACCGGGAACCGGACTGCTGGCGCTGGAGAACACGCACAACTACCGCGGCGGCGTCGCCGTCCCGCCCGATCGGATCGCCGCCGCGGCGGAGGCGGCCCGCGACCTCGACGTCCCGGTCCACCTCGACGGCGCTCGCCTGTTCAACGCCGCCGTGGCGCTCGACGTCCCGGCGAGCGAACTGGCCGCCCCCGTCGACAGCGTGATGTTCTGCCTGTCGAAGGGCCTGGGAGCGCCGGTCGGCTCCGTCCTGGCCGGCCCCGAGGAGTTCGTCGCGGAAGCCCGCCGCGTCCGGAAGCTGTTCGGCGGCGGAATGCGCCAGGCCGGGATCGTCGCTGCGCCCGGGCTCGAGGCGCTGGACTCGGTCGACCGACTCGCCGAGGACCACGACAACGCCGCTCGCCTGGCCGACGCGCTGGACGGCATCGAGGGCGTGCACGCTCCCGAACCGGACACGAACATCGTCGTCGTCGACACGGCCGAGCGCGGGCTCACCGCGGAGGAACTGGTCGACGCCTGCGAGGAGCGGGGTGTGCGTGCGGGCGCGTTCGACGAGTACACGACCCGTTTCTGCACCCACAGGGACGTCTCGCGGTCGGACGTCGAGGAAGCGAGCGAACGGATCCGGGCGGTCCTTTCGGAGTGA
- a CDS encoding cyclic nucleotide-binding/CBS domain-containing protein yields the protein MSDIFVSRLMTADPLTVSPDTFVEEAANVLQEEDIGSLLVAEDGDLVGILTTTDFVDIVAASKPKAETTVERYMSTDLTTVTAQITVEDAAELMIEEGIHHLPVVDDDGAAIGILTTTDLTNYVSNPELRSPA from the coding sequence ATGAGCGACATTTTTGTCAGCCGACTCATGACGGCCGATCCACTGACCGTATCCCCCGACACCTTCGTGGAGGAGGCCGCGAACGTCCTCCAGGAGGAGGACATCGGATCGCTGCTCGTCGCGGAGGACGGCGACCTCGTGGGCATCCTCACCACGACGGACTTCGTCGACATCGTCGCCGCGAGCAAGCCGAAGGCGGAGACGACCGTCGAGCGGTACATGTCCACCGACCTGACGACCGTCACCGCCCAGATCACCGTCGAGGACGCCGCCGAACTGATGATCGAGGAGGGCATCCATCACCTCCCGGTGGTCGACGACGACGGCGCCGCTATCGGCATCCTGACGACCACCGACCTGACGAACTACGTCTCGAACCCCGAACTACGGTCGCCGGCCTAG
- a CDS encoding iron-containing alcohol dehydrogenase family protein, whose protein sequence is MDAFRFEYDPAVLRCGRGAAADLGAELDALGHERALVVTGETVGSTAAVMDPVRDGLGDRLVGLFDETTPAKRLATPVAGAAAIERTDADVLVAVGGGSSVDVAKVAGVVAAGDRSAAELGAELAETGTLSVPDEPTPVVAVPTTMAGADHTAAAGITATPDGGLVDRPVDGGISDPALMPAAVVYDPDLVGTTPRGVLAASAMNGFDKGIETLYARASTPVTDATARRGLRQFRAGLLGFADGDPAPEDLDRAVEGLALVQYGISRPVAGTLSVIHAFGHGVSRPYPVQQGRAHGVLAPYVLEYVFDAVDGRRNLLAEALDVGDADDPAAAVVDAVREVADALGLPDSLRDVDGPEPDEFDDVARAVVDDALMANAPAGLDPTPAAVRAVLEAAW, encoded by the coding sequence ATGGACGCCTTCAGATTCGAGTACGACCCCGCGGTGCTCCGGTGCGGCCGCGGCGCCGCGGCGGACCTCGGTGCGGAACTGGACGCGCTGGGCCACGAGCGAGCCCTCGTGGTGACCGGCGAGACGGTCGGATCGACCGCCGCCGTGATGGACCCGGTCCGGGACGGGCTGGGCGACCGGCTCGTCGGGCTGTTCGACGAGACGACGCCGGCGAAGCGACTGGCGACGCCCGTCGCCGGCGCTGCGGCCATCGAGCGGACGGACGCCGACGTCCTCGTCGCGGTCGGCGGCGGGAGCAGCGTCGACGTCGCGAAGGTGGCCGGCGTCGTCGCGGCCGGCGACCGCTCGGCCGCGGAACTGGGCGCCGAACTCGCCGAGACGGGGACGCTCTCCGTGCCCGACGAACCCACGCCCGTCGTGGCCGTCCCCACCACGATGGCCGGCGCCGATCACACGGCCGCGGCGGGGATCACCGCGACGCCGGACGGCGGACTCGTGGATCGGCCGGTCGACGGCGGGATCTCCGACCCGGCGCTGATGCCGGCGGCGGTCGTCTACGACCCCGACCTCGTCGGCACGACGCCGCGGGGCGTCCTCGCAGCGTCGGCGATGAACGGCTTCGACAAGGGGATCGAGACGCTGTACGCGCGGGCGTCGACGCCGGTCACCGATGCGACCGCCCGGCGCGGCCTCCGGCAGTTCCGGGCGGGACTGCTTGGGTTCGCCGACGGAGATCCAGCACCCGAGGACCTCGACCGCGCCGTCGAGGGGCTGGCGCTCGTCCAGTACGGCATCTCGCGGCCGGTCGCGGGCACGCTCTCCGTGATCCACGCCTTCGGCCACGGCGTCTCGCGGCCCTACCCCGTCCAGCAGGGCCGCGCCCACGGCGTTCTCGCTCCCTACGTCCTCGAATACGTCTTCGACGCGGTCGACGGCCGCCGGAACCTGCTCGCCGAGGCCCTGGACGTCGGCGACGCTGACGACCCCGCGGCGGCGGTCGTCGACGCGGTCCGCGAGGTGGCCGACGCGCTGGGTCTGCCCGACAGCCTCCGGGACGTCGACGGTCCCGAACCGGACGAGTTCGACGACGTGGCACGCGCCGTCGTCGACGACGCGCTGATGGCGAACGCGCCTGCGGGCCTCGATCCGACGCCGGCGGCGGTCCGCGCGGTGCTGGAGGCGGCCTGGTAG
- a CDS encoding winged helix-turn-helix transcriptional regulator, producing the protein MAVEERQQGSDQHSEETCYVVDSLEQIGSRWRLVVLHDLQDGEKRFNELKRSTGASSRTLSRVLDDLQETGFVTRRLEEDAPVATFYALTDKGRSLCPVFDEIEDWAAEWLGEED; encoded by the coding sequence ATGGCAGTAGAAGAGCGACAGCAGGGGTCGGACCAGCACAGCGAGGAGACCTGCTACGTGGTGGACTCGCTGGAACAGATCGGTTCGCGCTGGCGGCTGGTCGTCCTCCACGACCTGCAGGACGGCGAGAAGCGGTTCAACGAGCTCAAGCGCTCGACGGGCGCCAGCTCGCGCACGCTCTCGCGCGTGCTGGACGACCTCCAGGAGACTGGCTTCGTCACCCGCCGCCTCGAGGAGGACGCCCCCGTCGCTACCTTCTACGCCCTCACCGACAAGGGCCGCTCGCTGTGTCCCGTCTTCGACGAGATCGAGGACTGGGCGGCGGAGTGGCTCGGCGAGGAAGACTGA
- the cbiT gene encoding precorrin-6Y C5,15-methyltransferase (decarboxylating) subunit CbiT: protein MSRVALPHDAKAGPTKPEVRAVLLQKLGLGPDDHFVEVGSCTGAVTVGAARRAGRVTALERKPDRLETTERNLAANDVAADVDLREAEAPDGLPDDADALFLGGSRNYEAVLDHAVETGVDRVVMNVSRLEVAGAATEAFRERDLLDEVVQFQVSRGYELAGATSFDSDNPVYMLVGGAGGDGEEVAADGGSVGGDSR from the coding sequence ATGAGCCGCGTTGCACTCCCCCACGACGCGAAGGCCGGCCCGACCAAGCCGGAGGTCCGGGCCGTCCTCCTGCAGAAACTGGGCCTCGGGCCCGACGACCACTTCGTCGAGGTCGGCTCCTGCACCGGCGCGGTCACCGTCGGGGCCGCCCGCCGGGCCGGCCGCGTGACGGCGCTGGAGCGCAAGCCCGACCGCCTGGAGACGACCGAGCGGAACCTCGCCGCCAACGACGTCGCCGCCGACGTCGACCTGCGCGAGGCCGAGGCGCCCGACGGCCTCCCGGACGACGCCGACGCCCTGTTCCTGGGCGGCAGCCGCAACTACGAGGCCGTCCTCGACCACGCCGTCGAGACCGGCGTCGATCGCGTCGTCATGAACGTCTCCCGGCTGGAGGTCGCCGGCGCCGCGACCGAGGCGTTCCGAGAGCGCGACCTGCTCGACGAGGTCGTCCAGTTCCAGGTCAGCCGCGGCTACGAGCTGGCCGGCGCGACGAGCTTCGACTCGGACAACCCCGTCTACATGCTGGTCGGCGGCGCTGGAGGCGACGGGGAAGAGGTCGCAGCGGATGGCGGCAGCGTCGGAGGTGATTCCCGATGA
- a CDS encoding MarR family transcriptional regulator, whose protein sequence is MADDADDASVLRSKRNATQYQILVEIAERQPAVSQREIADEIGITSQAVSNYLQELVEREYVRKHGRGRYEVTKEGVDWLISQTDGLREFVSHVSEEVIGQVEVDTAIATADVSEGATVSLTMQDGVLRATPGETGGATAVAVSDAEAGRDVGITDFDGVVDYDYGTVTVVTVPPIRDGGSAEVDADAVAQRAPDHDLVAVAGNEAVALADAAGLDPDVRFATDEAVTEAATRGLDVLLLAVGDELAAHTDGFRNQNVAYEVVDLT, encoded by the coding sequence ATGGCCGACGACGCCGACGACGCGAGCGTCCTCCGGAGCAAGCGCAACGCGACTCAGTACCAGATCCTGGTGGAGATCGCGGAGCGCCAGCCGGCGGTCAGCCAGCGGGAGATCGCCGACGAGATCGGCATTACCTCGCAGGCGGTCTCGAACTACCTGCAGGAGCTCGTCGAGCGGGAGTACGTCCGCAAGCACGGCCGCGGGCGCTACGAGGTGACCAAGGAGGGCGTCGACTGGCTCATCTCCCAGACCGACGGCCTCCGGGAGTTCGTCTCCCACGTCTCCGAGGAGGTGATCGGCCAGGTCGAGGTCGACACCGCCATCGCGACCGCGGACGTCTCCGAGGGAGCTACGGTGTCCCTCACGATGCAGGACGGGGTGCTCCGCGCCACGCCGGGCGAGACCGGCGGCGCGACCGCCGTCGCCGTCTCCGACGCCGAGGCCGGCCGCGACGTCGGCATCACCGACTTCGACGGCGTCGTCGACTACGACTACGGGACGGTGACCGTCGTGACGGTCCCGCCGATCCGCGACGGCGGCAGCGCCGAGGTCGACGCCGACGCGGTCGCGCAGCGGGCGCCCGACCACGACCTCGTCGCCGTCGCTGGCAACGAGGCGGTGGCGCTCGCCGACGCGGCCGGTCTCGACCCGGACGTCCGCTTCGCCACCGACGAGGCCGTCACGGAGGCCGCCACGCGCGGCCTCGACGTCCTCCTGCTGGCCGTGGGCGACGAGCTCGCCGCGCACACGGACGGCTTCAGGAACCAGAACGTGGCCTACGAAGTCGTCGATCTGACGTAG
- a CDS encoding carboxylate--amine ligase gives MSQARWADDRVLIPTGHDAASYVCVRSLADRGVEAVVASDKDGVPAGASRYCADSATLPPPREDLVAYRDALLSLAERPSVRTVIPVRPEDCYVLSRYREAFEEHVSLPVPSLDQLTAVQDRLRLAEVAEAAGVPVPETRALSEVDDWDGERIVKSRYNVLADAYMPELGPSEIDVVKDIRHVEPGEVPDADAIRAEMGHDPVVQEFVPYDDEYMFAGIYDHGEPLSTFQHRQIRGTSYTGGGGVYRRSVYVPELERVARDLLSELDWHGLACIEYMHDAETGEFVLTEINPRMWQSLPSTVRAGVDFPYHYWLLATGRADEVDPGYDLGVGSHFLHGEIEYLASVLHEDSPLIERPSVAGSLWAVAVSILTEPHFDYFALDDPGPFFRGVLNALPVEV, from the coding sequence ATGTCGCAGGCCAGGTGGGCCGACGATCGCGTGTTGATTCCGACGGGGCACGACGCCGCGAGCTACGTCTGCGTTCGGTCGCTGGCGGACCGGGGGGTCGAGGCCGTCGTGGCCTCGGACAAGGACGGCGTGCCGGCCGGCGCGTCCCGGTACTGCGCGGACAGCGCGACCCTCCCGCCGCCGCGCGAGGACCTCGTCGCCTACCGCGACGCCCTGCTGTCGCTCGCCGAGCGGCCGTCGGTCCGGACCGTGATCCCGGTGCGGCCGGAGGACTGCTACGTCCTCTCGCGGTACCGGGAGGCGTTCGAGGAACACGTCTCGCTGCCCGTCCCCTCGCTGGACCAGCTCACGGCCGTCCAGGACCGGCTTCGGCTGGCGGAGGTCGCGGAGGCAGCGGGCGTCCCCGTCCCGGAGACGCGGGCCCTCTCGGAAGTCGACGACTGGGACGGCGAGCGGATCGTCAAGTCCCGGTACAACGTCCTCGCCGACGCCTACATGCCGGAGCTGGGACCGTCGGAGATAGACGTGGTCAAGGACATCCGCCACGTCGAACCGGGCGAGGTCCCCGACGCCGACGCGATCCGGGCGGAGATGGGCCACGACCCCGTCGTGCAGGAGTTCGTCCCCTACGACGACGAGTACATGTTCGCCGGCATCTACGACCACGGCGAGCCGCTGTCGACGTTCCAGCACCGCCAGATCCGCGGGACGTCCTACACCGGCGGCGGCGGCGTGTACCGCCGTTCGGTGTACGTCCCCGAACTCGAACGGGTCGCCCGCGACCTGCTGTCCGAACTGGACTGGCACGGGCTGGCCTGCATCGAGTACATGCACGACGCCGAGACGGGCGAGTTCGTCCTCACCGAGATCAACCCCCGGATGTGGCAGTCGCTGCCGTCGACGGTCCGGGCCGGCGTCGACTTCCCGTACCACTACTGGCTACTCGCCACGGGTCGGGCCGACGAGGTCGATCCCGGCTACGACCTGGGCGTCGGGAGCCACTTCCTCCACGGCGAGATCGAGTACCTCGCCAGCGTCCTGCACGAGGACTCCCCGCTGATCGAGCGGCCGTCGGTCGCCGGGTCGCTCTGGGCCGTCGCCGTCTCCATCCTCACCGAACCCCACTTCGACTACTTCGCGCTCGACGACCCGGGACCGTTCTTCCGCGGCGTGCTGAACGCCCTCCCAGTCGAGGTCTGA
- a CDS encoding VOC family protein — MDELPPSTRVGRVALRVGDVERVADFYERVVGLRVRERSPDRVVLGADEPLLVLESAPDLPERRTDEAGLYHVAFRVPSRAALGDALRRVESEWELTGATDHLVSEALYLTDPDGNGVEIYLDRPRGEWPVSSDGRVEMDTRPLALGDLREAAAGAAAVPDGTDVGHVHLAVTDLDRSRRFYVDALGLRVRQALGEEALFTAAGDYHHHVGLNTWEGRSRPASGRGLAWFELVVPDADALAGVREVASGASDLGLNERDGGLETADPDGIGLRLRAPK, encoded by the coding sequence ATGGACGAACTGCCCCCGTCGACGCGCGTCGGCCGGGTCGCGCTCCGCGTCGGCGACGTCGAGCGGGTCGCGGACTTCTACGAGCGGGTCGTCGGACTGCGCGTCCGCGAGCGGTCGCCCGACCGGGTCGTTCTCGGTGCGGACGAGCCGCTGCTGGTACTGGAATCCGCGCCGGACCTCCCCGAGCGACGGACCGACGAGGCCGGGCTCTACCACGTCGCGTTCAGGGTGCCGTCACGCGCGGCGCTCGGCGACGCCCTGCGCCGCGTCGAGTCCGAGTGGGAGCTGACCGGCGCCACCGATCACCTGGTGAGCGAGGCGCTGTACCTGACCGATCCGGACGGCAACGGCGTCGAGATCTATCTGGACCGCCCCCGCGGGGAGTGGCCGGTTTCGAGCGACGGCCGCGTCGAGATGGACACCCGTCCGCTGGCGCTCGGCGACCTCCGCGAGGCGGCCGCGGGCGCCGCGGCGGTGCCCGACGGGACCGACGTCGGACACGTCCACCTCGCGGTGACCGATCTCGACCGATCCCGGCGGTTCTACGTCGACGCGCTCGGGCTCCGGGTCCGGCAGGCGCTGGGCGAGGAGGCGCTGTTCACCGCCGCGGGCGACTACCACCACCACGTCGGGCTGAACACCTGGGAAGGCCGGTCGCGACCGGCGAGCGGTCGGGGACTCGCCTGGTTCGAACTCGTGGTGCCCGACGCCGACGCGCTGGCGGGCGTGCGCGAGGTCGCGAGCGGAGCGAGCGACCTCGGGTTGAACGAGCGGGACGGCGGTCTCGAGACGGCGGATCCGGACGGCATCGGACTCCGGTTACGCGCCCCCAAATGA